GCCATTGCGCGATCCTTTTTTACTCGAATACGTCAACGTCAAGCTCGCCTCCCTGGGGCAACCCATTTACGGCAAGCCAACCGATTACCAGTTCATGCCGCTGGCCGGCGCCCTCCTCGGGGACTACCAGGAGAAGACTCGCCTGTTGAGCGGTCATCTCTGCCCGGTGGATATGCGCATCCAGTCCTTTATCGACGGCTATCTGTCCGATCTCGATGAAGTCGAGCCGCGCCCGCGCCTGCCCGAAAACACGCTCGTGCTCGACCGCCACGGTCTGGCCCGCATGCTGTCCATCCCGCCGGACAACGACCAGTTCAAGTCCGACATCGTCGACTCCTACCGCGTGCAGCAGGGTGTCCTGCACAACCCCAAGAGCGACCGCCGCACGACCAAGGGTGTCTTCCACGTGACTGAGGGCGGTCTGCCCATCACCGCGGATAAACTTTCTGTGCCGAAGGTCACCTTCGCGCGTATGCTGAAGGCCGCGCTCAATCCGCCCAAGGAACTGATGCGCCTCCCCCTCACCTCCCGCCAGGAGGAGCAGGCCGAGGTATGGGTCTCGCTCATGCTGCGCCCGACCGTCAGCCCCGACATTCCGGGTACCATTTCCAAGAAGCGCTACGAGTGCCGTTTCTTTGCACCGGGTAACCTCGTCAGCAACCTCGACTTCGTCGAGTCGATCTTCGGGAACGCTGGGGACCCCGTCCTGCCCGAGAACGACTCCGGCCTCGACGCCAAGGGCTGGACCGGCCACACCGGCTGCGTCATCCTCGCTCCGCACCTCATCGGCCTGACGAAGAAGGAGCTCGGCCTCCCCCACGTAGACGAGGCCAACGAGCGCCAGAAAAAGGAGGGCATGTGCTGGGAAAAAGAAGACGAGCTCTACAATAGCGGAGGCGCCTTCAAGCTTACTTGCCGCGACAGCAACGGCGTGGTTGTCACCATCATCGCTGACAACTACTTCGGCTACTGCAAGAAGGAGGTCAAAACCCAGATCAGCTACTCCTCGAATCTTTACGGCCTGGCCGAAGAAGAGCACGCCGGTGGCGCCATTGCCTTCCCGAGCTATGACCTCGGTGAAGACTTCCGCCTGGCCACCGTGCAGCACGACCTCGACCACACCTACGAGGACGTCATCAAAAACTACGCCGAGCTGCTCGACCCTCAGCCCGAGGGCTACGCCATCGATAAGACTTACCCGGACATCTACTACATGCCCGAGGATGCGTTCTTCTCGCTGGCCGAGCAGTCCATCACCTGGAAAAAGGCTGACACCGAGCAGTCCATCCGCCTGAGCCCCGGCATCACCTACGTGCTGCCCAGCGGCTACCGCGTGGCCATGATCAAGCCGGTTGACGGCCGTCGCTGGCGCCTCGTCGGCACGACCGCCGAGGGCACCTACTGCCATAAGCCCTGCACCGTGTCCGGTGGCGGTAAATCCGAAATCTCCAAGTCCATCTCGGATGCCATCATTTATGGCCCGGTCATCGTCGCCGACTTCCAGAGCGACTTCGATAAGGTCGAGGAAATCCTTAACAAGGAATACGGGATGCGCTTCAAGGACTCGACGCGCAACCGCGAGCACGGCCGCCCGATCCTCGGACCGAAGCGCTCCCTCGGGTCAGTGATTAAGCTGCTGACACCGTCCAGCGACTACACCGACGAGTATAACTCCTGGCTCAAGAGCATCCCCTACTACATCAAGGAGCTGATCTTCATCGTCAAGCGGCACTACAAGCCCGCATGGGGAGACAACTGGCGCGAGCGCTTCCACGTGGACATGGTCAACGGTGTCGGCGGGAACCAGCTGCGCTACCGCGAGAACCTGCTCGTCACGCAGTACCTGCGTGTTGGCTTCACCGAAGACGGCGCTTGGCGCACCTACGGCCTGCGCAAGGACTTTTACCCGTCCTTCAAGCTGCAGACCGAGGACGACATCTCCGCCGCCATCGTCATGCCGCGCGACCGCATCCCCGGCCTCCCCGCCGGTATGCCGAATGAGTCCCTCAAGTTTATCGAAAACTGCGAGTTCCGGCTTTTCCAGCGCCCCGACGAGGCCATCCACCGTGGCTACGACAAACGCAGCGAGCTGGACATGTCCCAGCCGGGTAACTTCTTCAGTAACTACGAGCCGCTGGACCATGACGCCGTCACCGCCGTGCGTCAGGACAGCATCCGCTTCGATCAGTACACCCAGCCGGTCAAGAATCTCGTCAACGAGTTCCTCTCCACGGACGATCCTGACTACCTGGTCATCCCCTCGCACCCGCGCATCGTGGACGGCAAGCCGACCAAGAACCCGCGCTACCTGCAGGACCGCGATGATCTGGTCAACCCGCGTCGCTTCTACCTGGGCGAAATCGGTACCCGCCTCTACCGCGAGATCGCTCTCGGTCAGGGCGTGCCGCGTCCGGTGAACGCCGTGCTGCCGGGCCGCCGGAACAACCCGCCCGAGCCGGGCATCCGCCCGCTGGCTGTGTTCAACCCGGTCCACTTCCTGCCGATGCCGGAGTTCTTCATGGAGGTCATCTCCAGCATGACCGGTAAGTCGCCCTCCACCACGGGTGCTGGCTCCGAAGGCGCTCTGACCAAGGGTCCCTTTAACTGCCTGCCACAGATCATCGACCTGAACAACGCCCTCGTCAGCTTCATCCTCACCGGCTACCAGCCCTTTATCACGGCTGCCGGCTACGTGGGGCCGAAGTGCCGCGTCGATCACGACATCAGCCTGCTGGTGCCGGAGATCTGGTGCCGCCTCAAGCCCGAGGAGCGTTGCCCGCAGTTCATGATCGAAAACGGCTATCTGGAGAAGTGCCCGGACGTGGAATTCGAGGGGAAGACCATCCCCTCCTCCATTCTCGGCTACCGCATCTCGGACCGTTTCGTGCGCACCTTCTTCGGCCGCGTCTTCGCCAACCCTGGCTCGGTCTTCACCGAGGAAATGCTCAAGCCTGAGCTCCAGGGGGTCGACCTGTTCGCCGACGGGATGGACAACATCATCGTCACCCACGAACGTGTCGCCAAGAGCTACTTCGAGGACGGCACGATCGAGGGCGCCTGCCCTCCGCTCCAGGCCCTGCTCAAGATCATGGCCGAGGGCGATTTCGCCGCACTGCAGGACGAAAGCTTCCGCAAGCAGTTCACCCGCGAGGGTCTGATCGCAAGCGACTGGTACCAGGCCCGACTCAAGGCCCGCCAGAACGTCGAGGTCAAGCTCTGGAAGAAGCACATCGAGTACCTCGAAGGCTTCCAGCACAAGGCTAGCTACCTGCGCGAGGCCGAGCGGCTCGGCATCAACGACAAACTCAGCGATGCGCGCCACACGCTGGAGGTTTACTCCTCCCCGGATCGCCTCAAGCAGCTGGTCGGTACACTCGGCACGGACCCATACGTTTACAATCCTACAAAAATGTAGGCAGGGCTCAGGACCGGGTAACACACCGAGGGCGAAAGCCCCCGACACCTTGCTCGGCCCGCCTGGAACAACATCCGTTTACACAAAAAAGGAGAGGGAATATTCCCTCTCCTTTTTTATTAGGGCGACACCCCACCCTGTGGTAAGTAACTTCGCTCGGCATTCCGGGATAACGGCCCTTCTGGGGACACTTCTGCCCCTCATTGCCAGCGGGCGCAAGCCGCCTACCCCTGTTTGGCGAAACGTTTGAGGTCGATATCGTACTTTTTGACGCGGAGCCCCATCTTGCGCTCGGTCAGGCCGAGTCGGCGTGCGGCTTCGGCCATGTTGCTGCCCGTTTCCTTGAGCGTATCCACGATCAACTCGCGCTCCACCGCCTGCACAGCGTCCTCCAGCGTCGCGCTTTCAGACTCTTTGCGCTCGGCAGCGTTCTTTTTCTGAAGCGTAGGCGGCAGATGGTGAGCCTTGATCGACTGCCCCTTGGACAGCAAGACAGCCCGCTCGATGCAGTTTTCCAGCTCACGTACATTACCCGGCCAGTGATAGCTCATGAGCAGGTCGATCGCTGCGGACGAGATGCGTACCGGCTTGCGGCCCGCACGCTCACTGTACTTTTCGATAAAATGGTCGGCCAGCATGAGGATGTCGCAGGTGCGCTCCCGCAGCGGCGGCATATAGATCGGGAAGACATTCAGGCGGTAATACAAGTCCTCCCGGAAGGTCCCCTCCTCCATCATCTTTTCCAGATCGCGGCTGGTCGCTGCGATGATGCGCACATCGACCTTGATCGTCTTCTGGCTGCCGACACGCTCAAACTCGCGCTCCTGCAGCACCCGCAGGAGCTTGATCTGGGTGGCGATCGAAATGTCGCCGATTTCGTCGAGGAAGATCGTTCCCTTGTCGGCCAACTCAAAGCGTCCCTTGCGCATGGCCAGCGCACCGGTAAAGGCGCCCTTTTCGTGACCAAAGAGCTCGCTCTCGATAATCGAATCCGGCAGCGCAGCGCAGTTGAACTTCACAAAGGGCTGCTTCGTGCGAGATCCTTTTTCGTGCAGGGCCTTCGCGACCAGCTCCTTACCGGTTCCGCTTTCACCACGTACGAGGACTGTCGTCGAACTCGTCGCCACCTGCTCGATATGATAGTACACGGACTGCATCAAGCTAGAGTTGCCGATCATATTTCGCGGGCGAAAGCTGTG
This genomic interval from Ruficoccus sp. ZRK36 contains the following:
- a CDS encoding sigma 54-interacting transcriptional regulator; translated protein: MTEPNTCKNIGCVLAREGPSLDLLNRTMGVSCRSVQELSLLFAISQTLEKSFDLTDIVKPVLRRLQDMIGLERGTIAIVSRDTGRFLVSEAVGLPRSMSSRDYLALIKPQLEETVRRSNPVIVPNFANWLEEQGVEADVLKTLNIGARSGLVSVPLKFENEAIGTLSIERPHDPDVGWEADLRILTMIASIIAQAARVRQQAAERIQSLREENDRLQKEIAHSFRPRNMIGNSSLMQSVYYHIEQVATSSTTVLVRGESGTGKELVAKALHEKGSRTKQPFVKFNCAALPDSIIESELFGHEKGAFTGALAMRKGRFELADKGTIFLDEIGDISIATQIKLLRVLQEREFERVGSQKTIKVDVRIIAATSRDLEKMMEEGTFREDLYYRLNVFPIYMPPLRERTCDILMLADHFIEKYSERAGRKPVRISSAAIDLLMSYHWPGNVRELENCIERAVLLSKGQSIKAHHLPPTLQKKNAAERKESESATLEDAVQAVERELIVDTLKETGSNMAEAARRLGLTERKMGLRVKKYDIDLKRFAKQG